Part of the Branchiostoma floridae strain S238N-H82 chromosome 11, Bfl_VNyyK, whole genome shotgun sequence genome, GTATTCCAGTTCTAAAAAAGTTTAAGTAAAATATAGTTGTTGAGCTGGGGAACAAAACTGTCAAATAACTTCTTCACCTTTCATGTTAGTTGGTAACTGTCAGAATTGACAGGTATGACAATTTGTCATTACACAAGAAGAACAAGTTGTCAGATTTGGAAGCTCCCATTTTTGGATAATTATATCTGAGGGCTACACATGCCCCATCTAAGTAAATTCCAAATAAAATGTCTTCTTATaattgtaaaatctgtccagcAAGCAAAAATTGTGTGTTTACGATCAAAACATCTTTAACAATTGTGTGTGGAGAGAAAATTGTTTCCTGTGCAACTAGACATTACAATAAATATCCAGACCACAGCTTGTGACTGACATTATTAATAACTGTAATTTGTGAGTCATTTTCTGGTCGGAAGAATTTCTTCTGAGAAGGGAGGTTACCTGGGTCAAGCCATAAACCAGATTTAGGCAAAACTGAGCAAGACCAGCACCACTTTTGTTAACATTAATGTTTTACTGCATCCATAAGCCAAAGAGATCAATAAGGATTATCTACAACATGGGAGATAAGAAATGGTGCCTAAAGGATATTTGTAACATTATTACAGACTTCATAATTGTATAAGTAACAAAACAACTGAAAGGCCATCAGTTTTCTGACATCTTACATAATCTTTCCGATTCACTTCACTTTAACACCGTACTTTCTTTCGAACATtagcaaaatgaacaaatttcaTGACTTATAATTGTAATGGTTTGATTCTTGAGATCTTGTCATTAAAATGCACAATATGTACATCAGGAATGACTAGATATTGCCATCAGTTAAAGAATATACAACAAAACAGGTGCAACAGTGTCGCTGATTACACATCAAGGACTACTTGTCAATTAGTTGTTGCAATAACCCTAATTGACTTGCAATTAGTTAAAGAGTTAGTATCACCAGCACCAAATGTGAGAACTGACTTTAGTAATGTTACATCATGGAAATGTCATGTTGGCAATGGTTATGTTTACTTGGAATGATGACAATAATTATGTTACTATTTAAATGATGCTGTATGCACTTTTCTCTAAAAAAAACCCTGTGATACTTTGTTTCTTAGCTACACTGTGAGAGACTAAACAATGGGACAGGCAGGTGTTGCATGAAGTGCTTTCTTGTTGCAGAGACGCTTTCATCCCCATTTTTTGATAATTACATCCTACAGGCATGTTTGACCCCATTACTAATAACCTCACTACAAAGCCTTTTCTTTTCCTACAGTTTTTAAGAATACCTTCTGTAAAAAAAGTCCCCTTTACAGTTGTTAACAGTCCACAGACTGCTGAAAATGTAGACATTTACGACAGGTTTTATGAGGAGGTTCTTACGACCTTACTAATTGTCGCAACAAACGGAACCAACAGGCTGGAAAGCAATCTAGGGCGATGATTGGCATTTTGGGCGGGGACAGAAAGAAGGGGAGGTGAAATGGACAGGTCAATAACCTAGATTCTTCAAGCAGTTGGGACATTTGTGATTCCATTCTTTTGTTCTTGTATCAAGATGAACATGCAAAACATGGAatccacaacaacaaaaaggaaGGGAATCAGATTCTTCAGATTGTAAATGTATCTTAACACATCTATAACATTCTCAACTTGTAAATCaaattttgtaccttttgttaTGTAAAACAGTAACACTTCTAGGCCTCTGTGCGGTAAAAAAGCCCTACATTCTCTTTCAATAGGAATGCTAAAAATCACAGACAACCTTACCCTGGGAAACCAAGCTCAAAGAAGCTTCGCAaagaagagttaccgatcccctgcctaacgcgcgcccgCAACTATACACCCGCctcactaccagctggccccaatTTTGCCGCCCCTGACTATAGTTGAGGCCAGCTGGATAATCGGGCGGGTGGGTGTTAGGCGTTCGTGTGTTCCGGGGGCGCGTGTGGCGGGGATCGGTAAACCTTGCGCGCGGCTCTAGGAGTCTGCATTTTCCCCGGGTAAGACAACCTACAACCAAATGTCTTTTAGGGTACTCTGGTGTTAACCTGTCAATAAGAGTTAGTCTGGCTGAGTAGTTAGGATAATTACTGccaccacctgccgcaaaagaGCAAAAATCTGTGTAAGTCCACATACCACACTTCTCATGGTTCCTAGAACCTGGATGGGGAACGAGAGTTTAAAGTTTAGGTGTTGTGCAAGAGAAATGTGAAAGAGTATACAAGTGAGTCTGATTGTGCACaagcaaatgaaataaaacatttagttCAAGGTGATCTTAAGGGTGTTAGAAAATGTAAAACCAAGGACATCTTCTATACAAAGTCCTTGGTAAAACTAAAATGCACAATGTGTTGAGTATCCCCTGTTCCAAAGAGGCTATTATTAAGTACTTTGTAACCtaagaggtacatgtaaattataAAGTACCAGTCTTTCTACAAACTACTGAAAACTggtgctgtctccaggacccatccctccatcctggGACAGAATGTTGCTTGTTCAGATGAACCTTGTCCATCCCAAATATCTAAACGTCAAATTCATGACAGGAAAATCAGGTAAGAATGTATTTTCTCTGAGCTTTAAAATGATAGATTTCATACGACATGGCCTTCCAACCAATGAGAAGGACGGGGGGAAAAATTAAGCTGCAGACAACCCTGGTGAAAACACCACACATCTGAACTATGCATGAACTATATTTCATCCATGAGGAAAAATATATAATTCTTCTGTCAAATTACTGAGCAGTCTTCTTAAACCACTGGTACAGTGAACAACAGTTGTTTACACTGGGGTGACCTGAGGGTCAGTGATGGCGACACCACTTGCAACATATTAGAACCTATTCACTAAACCCAATTAGTCATTACTTCTACATGAACCCCAGTTTGTTCTGAAATGAACAACAACAGTCTGGATATCTTCATTTAAGAACTATAACCATCCAGTTTGAAAGCAGATTAGTTTCTCATGATAATTGTGAGGTTTACAACAAGTTGATTTCCTTTATGAAACGTACAAATAACAGACTTTGCTAAATTAATTGTTAGTTCATCAGCAAGATGAATTTAAAATCAAATGGTGGAAGAAATTCACATCTTCCACTTGACGGAAGATAAGCAAGAACAGTTGATACAGGTATGAGTTGAAGAAGCTCACAATAACACACATTTTGTGTAAAGTAAGTAAGGTGTGCTGCCCATGGACCATTACCTTAATCTGAATCTCAGGACTTTCCTTCAAAGCAAACAAGACACAAATACTGTAATTGATCGGTGTTCTCATGCAAAAGGCATTTTGAGCACAGATTGTGGAAAAAAGATCCTTTTTCAAAATTATACTTGATATCAAAGAATACAAATCAAAGAAAACAGGATACTTTGATTTATTTGTGTCGTCATGCAAAAGTCATTTTGAgcacagatttaaaaaaaagttgtttcatGTTCAAAACAGTAAGACTACTTGTCCTATCTGACTATTTAGGGGTAAAAACCACAATGCACAGAACAACAGATAGTACGTCAGTCGCCAATCTTTACTTCCAATCTAAGAACTTACAGACACGAACAAAGACTTAGTGTTGAAAGCTCTAAAATCCTCGGCTTCCAAACCCATAATGCAAGATTCCTTGTTGTCCGTGCCTTATTGTGTCCAGACTCTCCTGCCCATATCAGATCTTAGCCGGCTCTTGTTCGGAAAACAAACACGCATATTTGGCGCATTTTCCTGACAGGAAGACTGGTATCTTGTTGTACCATCTATTCAAGGTATTTCCGAGAGTAGGCGTCTGTATCAAGGACACCTGGTGATAATTTACCTTCTATAGTAGATGATCGTCTTCAGAAACATGTGAGCCTTTCATACTTTGTAAGACCTGAATTACCAAATTGGAGGAATGTGGTTTCCCCACAAAACACGCCTCACATGGTGACACACCGTTCAGTGATGTTCTCCTTGAAATAACGGAAGTTTTTTTTACCACAAGATTCCTAACAATTCTGGCTATGCGATAAATTTGCCTCTTGGCCATTTTAGGGACAGCAAAAACTTGAGTCTGTGTTTATACCTCCTTGGTTTATACTGTCCTAGTTTAGAGAAAATGCTAGTCctagttagaaaaaaaaacagcaggcAACATGCTAATGAAATTCTTTTATAAAAGTAATTGGGGATGGCTCTGTGTCAAAAAATTGTCTCATCTTTCTCAGATTAAAGGAAAATGCATTGTCgataaagaaaaagacaaaaagtgacAGTTTTGCCAGCCCATGTATACTTCCTGTAAACCAGTGATGTGGATATGGTACTTAACTTTTTACAAACTTTTTCATGACCAGCAAGGCAGACTGTTTTGATTTATGTGTAGATGGATTAAGAAGGAAGAAGGGCCAGCATTTTTTTCCCCCAAACAATGCAAATGTAGACTTATAGGTGACATAAATATTCATATCTATCACTTTTTAAGCACCCTTTTCCAGCTGTATACCTACCAGTGGATATGAGTTGATGACTCTATCCTTGCTGGCATGTCTGGCTATCACCTTGGCTCCTGCCGTCCTAGCAGATCGTGATGAAGACATCTCATGGCCGGGCCTACAAACCTCTGTCCTCAGAAGGTGCCAGCTCTTGTGCAGTGGGAATAGGGATGCGGGTGTACTTGTGCACTTGGAATGGGGGGTGAACTCTAAAGAAACAAGCTGTTGtggttgttgctgttgttgttgttgttgcagaaAGCTTCCAGGTAGGGTAGGAGAAGGGCACTTTGTGGAGTTTGGGTCAGGTTTGATTATGGGTTGTGTGGGAAGTCCCTGAGCTTGAATAAAtctgaaaaagagagaaaagtaCCTTTTAATATGTGGTTGTTCGATTACAAGTTTTAAAACAATAGAGAATATTTTCTTCACACATTTTCCTTACTACTAACTCTCATAATCCTTTACAAGAAAAAGGAATGTGTTTAACTTCAAAGAGATTCTAGACAGGTACCATGTACGATTTTAAATCCTTGACCTTTCAAAGATTTACCTATATTGCACAATACAAAAGTTTGAATGGTTGGATATTCTAAGTGAACAATCATtctgaaatcctttttttacttAGTAGAATTATTCAATAGAAACCATTGTACAAAGTCTTGTTAGAACAGTCATCACATTGTGGTAAAAGAATTTCCTGTGATCACGGAAACAAAGAGTCTTATCATATCCGGAGGAAGAGAAGACAATCCAATCAATTAGGGTGTTCCTAATTGTCTTGTCAGCACGCTACTTGTCCCAAAGGGACAAGACAGGTATGCTGGAAGGAGTTATTCAACAGGTACTTCCTACCAGGGGATTTTTACAAATGGCACTTTCTTTGTGTACTAAACCCAGGGCCACTCCAGCTGTCCCATCATTGTGTgattgaaaattgttttctcCGAAAAATACTTGACCTAGTCTGAAAATTGTGTTCTCCAAAAAATACTTTATCTAGTTCGAAAATTGTTTTCTCTGGAAAATACTTGACCTAGTCTGAAAATTGTGTTCTCCAAAAAATACTTTATCTAGTTCGAAAATTGTTTTCTCTGGAAAATACTTGACCTAGGCTGAAAATTGTTTTCTCTGAAAAATCTTTGACCTAGTTTGAAAACTGTTTTCTCCGAAAAATATTTCACCTAATCTGAAACTTGCTCTCTCAGAAAAATATTTCGCGTAGTCTgtcaaaaaatctgaacttcatgacacacaattgatgaaaatgtatttccatAAGCTTAAGATTTATTTCCATACTTAAGCTTAAAATGATAGATGTGGCAACAAAAACTAGCAACATGGGCCTgtaaacaatgagtgggactgAAAAagattaaagctggagacagcctgaTATAACCTCAGGAATGGCAACAATGTCCAAACTCAGGAAGTCACCTACATTAGGGGAATTTTTTATGTTGTCAAAATGTGCCCTCAACAATTTAGGCCATAGGTGCACCTTGTTACAACGTACCAACATGAGTTATAcctttatatttcatattttgcaataatctgCATATCTATCAAAACATAATCATCTGAGTCCAGGATCTGAGTTTATATAAATGCCAGAGCACTTGTGACAACCAAATTGACCTGACATAATCTGTCTGATCGAGTTGTAATTAATGGTATCTTCAAGATCTCATATTTAAGAGATACAGCATTCCATACTTACCTGTGGTTtaacataaacatacatgtaaacatttcTATTTACATATGAATCTTATCTTAATCAAAGCCATTATGTTAATTTTTCCTTCCAGTGCTCCAGTCAGGCAACTGTTCCAGCGTAAACTAGTTTAATCCAGAATGAATTCGTCCATAATTGTTTTGCTACTTCAAAAGGTTGGACATGTTGGCAGCTGTTTTCATGCATATTCATGTGTAAAAATTGAACCAGGCAAGGCAGTGTACTGCTTGGGGGAAATGTCATTGATCAATTTAGCAGGGAAACGGCAAATcaaccaacaaaacaaaaacagtgatAGTAGCAAAGATGTTACAAACTGGGTAAGTTATGGTAGCATTTATAGCAAATGAAGTGATATGCTTAGAGCTTTGACCTGTGGGCACTGATGCATGCATGTGCATGATAGATATCTTGCATTTTGCTTTAAGGAAAACGTGCTTCGCACAAAAGATTGTACGTACACAAAGATGTGACTGGTATACGACTTAGATGAATGAGAAGACTGCGCCAAACACCAAACTCCTTCCTCAGAAGGACAGCTTCTTCTTGGAGAAGGCTGGAACCATCTTCCCCTCCGCTGGTGGCGTCTCAAAGTGTCCGTTTGTCTGGGACTGAAGCTTCCTGTACCTGCAAGAGGATTAACTTAAGGTTAAAACTTCATTACATTTTGGGTGATGACCTCCAAAGGTAGTTGACAGAAAACTTACATACGATAGGTGTAGTCAGTACCACAGAAATTGGTAGCAACAACTTGTTGTTGTACCATCCATTACTAATTCATGTAACTTTGGTGTCATTACCTGATTAGATGCTGAACACTATGGAAATTAACTTACAAAGGCAGTGTCTGAATacctatgtatatatatagtctaCAGATTTATGTGTCCAAAGATACAAATCTAAGACTCTTAACATGTGCTACTTAAGTTATAGTTGTACCAGCAGCAATACATAGCCTTGGGGCCTTTTCTCCTGGTGATTTTATGTTGTTGGAAAAGTCTCATTCTTACACATTTATTACATATTAGCCTTTTACATATGATCTTCAAGCCTATCAAGTATCTGTTATCAATTATGTGCTTAGAAAATGGCAAAAGACCATTTAATTTTGTGACCCTGAACAGACTACAAATACACAGGCTCTTTGTCCTGGATGAACCACTATAAGCCAGTTTCAAGGACATGCAGTTTCAATGGACCATATGATTGTAAGTACTTGTATATATGACTACATGTCAGTGTGGACCTTATGAGGTGATACTGAAGCTTTTTAGGAAGCTGTCTTAGACCCTTCAGGACAAGACAGAGACATGTGATACTGAAAATTATAATATAAAACTTATTAAAAGTAGTGCTAGTGTTATGACACAAACTACAAATGAGCACATTGGAAATGAAAGGTTTTGATTTACTGCATTCAACTAAGAGTATAAAGCAGAAAAGATAAGTAAAAAAAGTTGCATCTTAACTATAAATGTTAGTAAATCACCTCTGTAAGTTGCAATATATCATGAAAAATCATGCTGCTGAAAATTAACTAGGGGTTGGAAAGAAATTGCCACAACATACTGGTGGCTGTTCACAAGACTTAAGACATGACCACTTGAAAGTCTTATGTTATAAAACAGCAAACATACACCACATGTACAGTGCAAAATGTACTTAAGTCCAATGAACCAAAAGCTCAAATTACCAACCTCAAAATTGACACCACAAACAATGCATATGTAGCTTGCAGGCTACAAACATAATGGCCAAGACCCATAATGGCCGTCCTTAATGACAACTGCTGTACTACAAATGGCGCGAAAGAATTTAACAAGGCGCAGAAACCCTGAGAAAGTGATTATGTAGATAGGGCGAGGAAAGATATTACGTCTCAGCGAGACACAGGCAAGGAGTACAAGTCACAGTCTACCAACCTCTCGGCCACTTCTGTCGGAGTCGACTTGGTCGAGTCATGATGATGGCCGACGTGCGTTTTCGACTCGGGTGAAATCTCGATCACCAAAGTCCAGTTCTGTGGTGCCTTGATCATAATTACCGTCAACACTTGTACAGAAAGCAACAAACTCAGAGCATGTGTTCCACCCACTACACCGAGAACTGAGGTGATTGGATGCAGGTGCTGCACTGCCAGGTGTTAGGACCACAACTAATAGCAGGGGAGAGAACAGCTTATCCGGGCCTTAGCGTCTGTCCAAATGGCAGGCGTGCCTGCGTGCAGCATTCTTTCTACTGGGGTTTGGCTAATGCGGTTTACTGACAAAGAGGGTAAAAAGCTGCCTGAGGGGACCAAAGTGGGACGTCATCGGGTCTGGCATTGCTCCTCCTCGCCCGGCCCGCTTGCCCCCAGGGCACTGGTTTTGCGAGGATCCTCAGAAGTTCGCTGGAGTGTGACTGAGATCTCGTGACGTTCTTGTGACACGTGTCTTGGCAAGGCAACGGCCGAAACAAAAGGGTTACAGCAGGGGTACAGCAATGACAAAGGTGTGACACTGTGAAGAGTGTGCTAAATGGGACTCTCTAGGTCCTTGACATTCGACACTCATACTAGATCTATACCGGTCAGCTGTTTATATATCACAGCGCCAACTTCGTAGAAACTTCAAATTTTTCAACTGACAGTTTTCAACTTACCCTTACAGACGTTTATAACCTAATTTCCAATGGGTCTTCCCAGTGCACAACCTACAGGATTGTTTATTCGATCCATCCCTATTATACTTCAACACCTACGCGCATGAAACCCGTTGCAGTGTTGGAAACTTCTGCACAATATTTTTCACTCACCTGTCAGCTGGAGGCTACCCAAGTTACTTCCGGTTTGGTGTAAATCTCGTACAATACCGCGAGAACAAGGACGAGTGTTCTTGCCATCTCAACAAACGCACCTACCGATCTTCAATTTTGCACGGCCAAAGTAAAAGACAAGACAGAGTAAATATGACAAAATTTAATCAAAAGAAATACTGGCATATTACAAAGCAAATACCTGAGCTTTTTTATAGATCTTTCTCTTTTATTTGCCCCAGAGTCTCTGAGAAGTAAAAATTGCGTTTGGAAGTTCTCCCTGACTTTTAGATAGGGAAACCCGTCCACGGTCTCTTTCCAAAATCATGCCGCCTAAGAAGGGTAAGAACTGAAGATACCTTCCGTTTTGCGACAATTATGTTGTCTTCTACTTTCCTTATCAACAAAAAACTGAAACAGAATGATTAATAGAGGTCCTAAGCACACGTTAGATGAAGTATGATATTATTTTCGAAAGCAAATATGTTCAAAACAGCAAGAATATTTTGGTACATGTGAGGATACCTGGCAtgttgaagggggaggggggcagtcggTACACACGTTGTGACTCGTTTCGTTACTCTTGCAAACCTGTGGAGATTTTGTCTCAATGTAAATGATAGCTGTCAATTCTTTATTTGGTGTTAGTGTGTATCCCTTTCCTTGCCAAATTTATGTCATAAGAATGTTGATAATCATGAACTTGATTATATGATGAGAAAAATATCACTGTAGTGTGCAGCTGTTGTGAACTTATTAtactgaaatatatatatataaaaagagGTAGTTTGCTAGATGACATACATGTCCAAATTTGTATAGGGAATCATAGTACATTATTAAACCATTTGAAAGACCTGCCCTAACTTCAGGTATCTTCAGTGTATTATGGTCCTGACACAAGTAGGTACCTTTGCACACAGCTTGCCGTTCTGTTCACTATGCCATTGTGACAAGAACTTTCACATGTGTGCCAGAGCAAGCTGACGACAATTAGCACCCTGGTTTCTTCTTATAACTTGTGGTGTAGTCATCTTCAGACACTCTTCACTCTTTCCGACAAATATTTACATCAGGATGGATTTACCAACACCTTTTGTATCAATGTATTGAAAGCTCAACAAGTCACCATTTCAAGTGTACACCATTTCCCTAACCAATTTCGTCATGCAATGACTTTCATCTCTACAGGTGCGAAGGGGGCCGCCAAAGGCGCGGCTGCCAAGACGGAAGCCAAGCCGGCAGAGAAGCCTGCAGCAAAACCTGCAGCCAAGTCTGCAGGCAAGGCGAAGCCTGCAGCCAAACCCGCAGCCAAGAAGGATGCCAAGGCACCTTCCAAGAGACCTGCACCCAAGTCTGTCAAGACTGTGGGACAGGTCACTAAGGTACACACCAGAAGTGTCTTTGCATCTATGGTCTGCCTTGTTGGTGTGTCTGAAATGCGAGCAATGTTTCTGTCTTAATTATAAAAAATCTTCAAAACTTAACTGATGTGGTGCATAATGTAAGCATAGCCTTAACTTTGTCCTTGCTGCATATCTTTGCAAGACAATGTTGATGCCAAGAGGTATTGGTATGAGTGACAACAATTTGTTGTAATTAACATAATgttaacctttttttcttattcctCAGGCCAAGGCAGAGGCTCTGAAGGCTAAGAAGGCAGTCTTGCGTGGGGTGCACGACAAGAGACAAAAGAAGATCAGGACCAAGGTTCGCTTCAGGCGGCCCAAGACCCTCAAGACCAAGAGGATGCCCAAGTACCCCCGCAAGAGTGCCCCCAGGTTAAACAAGTAAGTGTTGCCAAAAGAACCTGGTTCTGctgggttctagccaggattttattttagcgtactGGTAATGGCAAGGTAGCAAAGCAACCAATCAGGGAGATGGTGTGGAAtggggtcttggcccttccatggatagatttttaaaatttaAAGTAAAAAGTAGGCATGTTATTGGGGTACCCGTGAGTGGACTTCACTCTGTAACATCACATGTACtttgattaatttttttatcagtttggagtagcatatcatcatttttcatatttgattttcatatttgatattaGGCATTGTTCAAGAAgtatgatagcaaagcaccactacactagttgaAAATTAACATAGTGCTCCTCATTTTATCGCgttggtcacaaattttagcatAGACTGCTGTGTCTGTTACGCTAAatatgcactagctagaacccagTTCTTCTTGAAATCAAAATACAGTTCGTTACACCCGCACTCAGCTTGCCGTTCTGTTCACTGAATTAGTGTGACAAGAACTTTCACATGTGTGCCAGAGAAATTGAAGACAATTAGCACCCTGGTTTCCTCATGTAACTTGTGGTGTAGTCATCTTCAAACACCTTTCTATCTTCTAAAAATATGTGTAGTGTAAAAAAAGGCCTCTTAGAGATATGTGGATTTTTATTGAAGTTTTACCAGGTAGATGCTTAAGTGTAAAAAATCATTGAATTACTTGATAACACAGGTTTGACCAGTACGCCATCATCAAGCATCCCCTCACCACTGAGTCTGCTATGAAGAAGATCGAGGACAACAACACGCTAGTCTTCATTGTTGATATCAAAGCCAACAAACCCAAGATCAAGATGGCTGTCAAAAAGCTGTACGACATCGAAGTGGCGAAGGTCAACACACTTATTAGGTAGGCGTCATTGCTGTTTTCTGTTTTAGTTGTCATTGCTGGTGCTTGATATTTACCTGCACTGGCCCATGATACAaccatgtaaaatttgtctggttttggtaatttGGAATGCCTCCTGCACCAATACAGGCATGcaggaaaaaaaggattttagaCCCAAATGCTGCTGGTTCTGGAAAGTTGTCTTGTTCATCtgatctctaagcagatcctacagtagcataagatagtatcaaaagctggtagaggagtgaagccggcttaggaggcctacggacaccttttggctgactacactccttggccagtttgatactatcttatgccattgtaggatctggaTGATTATTGTTCATCTGC contains:
- the LOC118426482 gene encoding 60S ribosomal protein L23a-like translates to MPPKKGAKGAAKGAAAKTEAKPAEKPAAKPAAKSAGKAKPAAKPAAKKDAKAPSKRPAPKSVKTVGQVTKAKAEALKAKKAVLRGVHDKRQKKIRTKVRFRRPKTLKTKRMPKYPRKSAPRLNKFDQYAIIKHPLTTESAMKKIEDNNTLVFIVDIKANKPKIKMAVKKLYDIEVAKVNTLIRPDGQKKAYVRLAPDYDALDVANKIGII